CGACGGCGGCGCGCCGCAGGTTGCCGCTCACCTGCCCGAGCTTCGCCTCGAAGCGCTCGAAGAGCGCGATGGCGTCCGCACCGGCGCCCGCGAACCCGGCCAGCACCCGGTCCTGGTAGATCTTCCGGACCTTGCGCGCGTTGGCCTTGACGATCGTCTGTCCCATGCTCACCTGTCCGTCGCCCGCGATGACCACGCGGCCGCGGTGGCGGAGCGAGAGGATGGTGGTGGCGCGGATCGCGTCAGGCACGCGGGTGCGCCCGGTCATAGGCCTCCATGAGACGGCGGAGGTCGACGTGCGTGTAGCGCTGCGTCGTCGAGAGGCTCGCGTGGCCGAGGAGCTCCTGGATGGCGCGCAGATCGGCCCCGGCGCCGAGCAGGTGGGTGGCGAAGGTGTGGCGGAGGGCGTGCGGCGTCGCCTTGGTCGTCGTCCCGCTCGCCAGCACGTGACGGTCCACGAGGCGCCCGACGCTCCGTGGGGTCAGCCGTCCGCCCCGTGCGTTGCGGAAGACCGCGCCGCGCGCCGCCGGCCATCCCGCGCCTGCTGCCGCCGTCCGGTATGTCTCGAGCGCGCGCAGCGCCGGACGTCCCACCGGCACGACGCGCTCCTTGCGGCCCTTGCCGAGGACGCGCACGAGGCCCGCGTCCGCGTCGAGATGCTCCCAGTCGAGGCCGGTGAGCTCGCTCACGCGGAGGCCCGAGGAGTAGAGCAGCTCGAGGATCGCGCGATCGCGGAGGCCGAGGAGCCGGTCGGCCCGCGGCGTCGCGAGCAGCCGGTCGACGTCGTCGAGCGTCAGGTGGGCGGGCAGCTTGCGCGCGGTCTTCGGCGTGGCCACGACGGCGGACGGGTCGTGCGCGAGGCGCTGCGTGTCGACCAGGAAGCGGAAGAGGCCGCGCACGGCAGCGAGCTTGCGCGCGATCGAGTTGCGGTCGGTCCGTCCGTCGAGCGTGCGCAGCCAGTGGCGGATCGTCTCGATGCGCACGGCGGCGGGTCCGCCGGCTCCAACGAACGCGAGGAACTGGCGGAGGTCTGCGAGGTATCCACGCACCGTATGCGGC
This genomic window from Deltaproteobacteria bacterium contains:
- the hslV gene encoding ATP-dependent protease subunit HslV; the protein is MTGRTRVPDAIRATTILSLRHRGRVVIAGDGQVSMGQTIVKANARKVRKIYQDRVLAGFAGAGADAIALFERFEAKLGQVSGNLRRAAVELAKDWRTDRLLRRLEALLVVADRESSLVVSGNGDVVEPEDGICAIGSGGNFALAAARVLVKHAAD
- a CDS encoding tyrosine recombinase XerC, with translation MPTRTERATADALAAYAAHLRAERHASPHTVRGYLADLRQFLAFVGAGGPAAVRIETIRHWLRTLDGRTDRNSIARKLAAVRGLFRFLVDTQRLAHDPSAVVATPKTARKLPAHLTLDDVDRLLATPRADRLLGLRDRAILELLYSSGLRVSELTGLDWEHLDADAGLVRVLGKGRKERVVPVGRPALRALETYRTAAAGAGWPAARGAVFRNARGGRLTPRSVGRLVDRHVLASGTTTKATPHALRHTFATHLLGAGADLRAIQELLGHASLSTTQRYTHVDLRRLMEAYDRAHPRA